The window CAAGACCCTCGTGGGTTGCGACGCCGGGTTCACGCGGTGCAGCCTGAACCCACAGGCGATCCTCGTGACCGTCCCGTAGCACCGCGGGATTGACGTTTCTCCCGTTCCCCTCGAGGGGCCTCGCGCGGGTGAGCGCCCGGCGTGACCGGAACGACGATCGGGGGTAGGCTCTCCGACGTGCCGTTCTTCGACGAGCAGCTCTCCCGCCTCGTGCGGGAACTCAACTCTCTGAGTGGTGAATCCGCGCTCCCGCCGGTGGAGCGGGACCCGGGAGGCGAGGTTCGCCTGGACGTGCTGCTGGCCCGTGCCGCCGAGACGCGCGCGTCCGATCTGCTCCTCGTCACCGGGGCTCCGCCCACCGCCCGCGTGGACGGGCGGCTCCTGGCGATCGACCCCCAGGTGCTGGACGATAGGGTAGTCGTCGCCTTGATCCACGAGGTGCTCGAGGAGCCGTGGGCGCGGGCCCTCGAGCGGACCCTGGCTGCCGATTTCTGCTTCGACCGGCCGGGGCTCGGCCGCTACCGTTGCAACGTCCACCTCCAGCGCGGCGTCCTCGCGGCCGCGATCCGCGCCCTTCCCCCGGCGATCCCGGGTCTCGAGGCGCTCGGCCTCCCGCAGGTTCTCGGCCGATTCGCGGCACTCGAGCGAGGCCTCGTGCTGCTGTGCGGCCCTGCGGGGTGCGGGAAATCCACGACCCTCGCCTGCATCGTGGACATCGTGAACCGGACCCGGAACGCACACGTCATCACGGTGGAGGATCCGATCGAGCACGTGCATGCGCACGGCACCAGCATCGTGGAGCAGATCGAAGTCGGCCGCGACACGCCTTCCTTCGGCGAAGCGTTGCGCCACGTCCTGCGACAGGACCCCGACGTGATCCTCGTCGGCGAGATGCGCGACCGGGAGACGATCGCCATGACGCTGACCGCCGCCGAGACCGGCCACCTCGTGCTCTCGACCCTCCACACGGGAACCGTGGCGCAGACCCTCGACCGGATCGTCGACGTGTTCCCGGAGGACCAGCAGCCCCAAATCCGCGCTCAGCTGGCGCTGTCGCTGGCAGGCATCGTGCTGCAGCACCTGCTGCCGAAGCGGGAGGGGCCGGGGCGCGTTCCGGCCGTCGAGGTGCTCCTGATCAACGACGCGATTCGCAATTTGATCCGCCGGGGACAGAACCACCAGATACCCGCCCAACTGGTCACGGGACGGACCGGCGGGATGATCCCGCTGGAGGACTCACTCGCCCGGCTCGTGAAGAGCGGCACCGTCACCCGCGAGGAGGCGCTTCGACACGCGCCGCACCCCGAGGAATTCGAGAGTTTCCTGCGATGACGCGCGTCAGGCGCGGACGTGCTGCTTGCGGCGTCGCGTTCTCGATGTCGCCGCCTGCTGGACCACCGAGTCGATGAAGCCGCTCAGGACCGAGGGCTCCACCGGCTTCGCGAAGCAGCGGATCGCCCCGCACTCCAGGACCCTGGCCTCGGTTTCCGGCGTGTAGTAGCCGGTCATCGCGATCACGATCGCGCGGGTCGATTCGGGGTCGGCCTTGATGGTCCGGCAAATCTGGAAGCCGTCCATCCCCGGCATCCTGAGATCCAGCAGCACGATGTCCGGGCGGAACGTCACCATGAGGCGCCCGGCTTCGAAGCCGTCCGCGGCGGTCATCACCTCGTACCGGTGCGCGCGGCTCGACATGTGCTCCGCGATGACGTCGCGAATGTTCGCCTCGTCGTCCACCACCAGGATCCTCGCGAGGCCGGACCCTTCCCGGAGCGACTCGGGAATCGGGATCCCGTTCTCACGCATGAAGTGGACGAGATCCTTCTTGCGAATCCGACGGTGTCCGCCAGGGGTCCGGAAGGCCGGGAGGCGACCCGCGTTCACCCAGTTGATGATCGAGAGCGGGGAGAAGTGGCAGATCCTCGCCACGTCGAAAGTCGTAAATACTTCTTTCGAAACCATGCTGCCGCCTTGAACAAACCGAAGTATTCTCGGGTGTCGTCGCGACGGCGCCGAGAACGGTGATTTTTCCACTCGGCAGCGACGGTTCTCGCGCCTCAAGTTCCGGATACCGGTCGGGAAGGCGCGTGTCAACGACTTTTTCGACAGGCGCTGGACGCGATCAGGCCCGGAGTCCCCTCGCGCGAAGCAGAGCACGCGTCTCGGCGCTCTCGAGCTCCTCGAGGAATGCTCGGACGGCGGGCCGGGCGAGCCGCGTCTTTCGCACGAAGAAATCGTAGCGCTCCTCGGCGATGGGAAGGAATCCAAGGTCGCGGTCGCGGGCGACGATGTCGATCGCGACGCCGAAGTCCGCCCGCCCCTGGGCCACGGCCGCGGCGATGGCGTGGTGCGAGGATGCCTCGACGCCGTACCCCGGCGGCCGCGCGTCGCCAAGCAGCCGATCGTAGAGCGCTCGCGTCCCGCTGCCGCGGTTGCGGTTGATCATGACGACGCCGGGCGTGCGAGCGGCCGCCCGGACGGCCTCCTCGGCGGATCTCCCCTCGAAGCGGGGATCGCCTCGGCGGTGCACCACCCCCTGGAGCCGCCCGTAGCCGCGCCGCAGCTCGAGTTCGTGCGACAGGAACGGCTCGTTGTAGGCGCCCGTCGCCGGATCGTAGAGGTGGGCGCCGGCGACGTCGCACTCGCCGCGGCGGATGGCATCGAGGCCTGCCTGGCTCCCCGCGGCGATGACCTTGCACGTCACTCCCCGCCGGCGCAACCGTCCGACGATCACGTCGAGGCCGACGCAGTGGCTTCCGATGATGACGAGGTCCACGCGCCGCGCGCGCCCGCCCGCGATCGCGAGGATCGACACCTCTTCCCCCTCGTCGATCATCTCGACCGTCTTGGGAACCACGAAGTAGCCGTCGGCCTGGCTCCACGTGGTGACCGAGCCCGAGCCCTTACCGATCGGGTAGGCCACCAGCGCGCCCGCATCGGTCTCGGTGAGGCGCACGAGGACGCACTCGGTGCGACCGGGCTCCGAGGTCACGGTGATCGGCAGTCTCGCGGCGATTCGCTCCTCCTGCGGCTCGCCGAGGCCGGCCAGGGCGCGGATCACCGGGGCGACGAACTCGTGGAACGTGAAGATCGCGGACGTCGGGAAGCCCGGCAACACCGCCACGGGCTTGTTTCCCGACACCGCGAGGCAGAGCGGCTTGCCGGGCTTGAGCGCGACACCGTGAGCGATGACCCCGGGCGCATCCAGGGTCTCCTCGAGGACGCGGACGTTGAGGTCTCGGGGACCTTTCGAGGTGCCGCCCGACAGCAGCACGACGTCGGCCGCGGCCAGCGCGCGAGCG is drawn from Terriglobia bacterium and contains these coding sequences:
- a CDS encoding response regulator — protein: MVSKEVFTTFDVARICHFSPLSIINWVNAGRLPAFRTPGGHRRIRKKDLVHFMRENGIPIPESLREGSGLARILVVDDEANIRDVIAEHMSSRAHRYEVMTAADGFEAGRLMVTFRPDIVLLDLRMPGMDGFQICRTIKADPESTRAIVIAMTGYYTPETEARVLECGAIRCFAKPVEPSVLSGFIDSVVQQAATSRTRRRKQHVRA
- a CDS encoding molybdopterin biosynthesis protein, with the protein product EPLATGQVYDSNAIILADAVRECGGRPLPMGIVPDEPGAVRAAVARALAAADVVLLSGGTSKGPRDLNVRVLEETLDAPGVIAHGVALKPGKPLCLAVSGNKPVAVLPGFPTSAIFTFHEFVAPVIRALAGLGEPQEERIAARLPITVTSEPGRTECVLVRLTETDAGALVAYPIGKGSGSVTTWSQADGYFVVPKTVEMIDEGEEVSILAIAGGRARRVDLVIIGSHCVGLDVIVGRLRRRGVTCKVIAAGSQAGLDAIRRGECDVAGAHLYDPATGAYNEPFLSHELELRRGYGRLQGVVHRRGDPRFEGRSAEEAVRAAARTPGVVMINRNRGSGTRALYDRLLGDARPPGYGVEASSHHAIAAAVAQGRADFGVAIDIVARDRDLGFLPIAEERYDFFVRKTRLARPAVRAFLEELESAETRALLRARGLRA
- a CDS encoding PilT/PilU family type 4a pilus ATPase, with product MPFFDEQLSRLVRELNSLSGESALPPVERDPGGEVRLDVLLARAAETRASDLLLVTGAPPTARVDGRLLAIDPQVLDDRVVVALIHEVLEEPWARALERTLAADFCFDRPGLGRYRCNVHLQRGVLAAAIRALPPAIPGLEALGLPQVLGRFAALERGLVLLCGPAGCGKSTTLACIVDIVNRTRNAHVITVEDPIEHVHAHGTSIVEQIEVGRDTPSFGEALRHVLRQDPDVILVGEMRDRETIAMTLTAAETGHLVLSTLHTGTVAQTLDRIVDVFPEDQQPQIRAQLALSLAGIVLQHLLPKREGPGRVPAVEVLLINDAIRNLIRRGQNHQIPAQLVTGRTGGMIPLEDSLARLVKSGTVTREEALRHAPHPEEFESFLR